From Thamnophis elegans isolate rThaEle1 chromosome 12, rThaEle1.pri, whole genome shotgun sequence, one genomic window encodes:
- the AGTR2 gene encoding type-2 angiotensin II receptor yields MHFRNFSTALATERSPEELAPTNVSTRDACLLRFSSHQFLLIPVLYCVIFILGLVGNSMVLTALCRQRSPKTVANVYIFNLAVADLLALATLPFWAASYANGYNWVFGSLMCKLSGSILCLTMFASIFFITCLSVNRYQAIVHPFQCQQGTLKQAFIATFAVWGLATLTSLPTFCWREVNYIDELGVNACIMAYPSENYATWSAATALMKNLLGFLLPMAIILGCYICIRVHLKKAQGFSKSMRVRDRVLKLVAAVVVAFLICWLPFHVLTFLDALSWMEVISRCHLTSVIDAVLPFGLSMGFANSCINPLLYYFVGSQFRDKLQHLFKLSLSRFNSGRETLSSSKTSSLKTAGSLKEANQEEARRGH; encoded by the coding sequence ATGCATTTCAGGAACTTCTCCACCGCCCTCGCCACCGAACGCTCTCCTGAAGAGCTGGCTCCCACCAACGTCTCCACCAGGGACGCCTGCCTCCTCCGCTTCTCCAGCCACCAGTTTTTGCTCATCCCCGTGCTCTACTGTGTCATCTTCATCCTTGGGCTTGTGGGCAACAGCATGGTCCTCACGGCCCTGTGTCGGCAGAGGAGCCCAAAGACGGTGGCCAACGTCTACATCTTCAACCTAGCAGTGGCTGACCTGCTGGCCCTCGCCACCCTTCCCTTCTGGGCAGCCAGCTATGCCAACGGGTACAATTGGGTCTTTGGCTCCCTGATGTGCAAGCTGTCCGGTTCCATCCTCTGCTTGACCATGTTCGCAAGCATCTTCTTCATAACCTGCCTGAGTGTGAACCGCTACCAGGCCATTGTCCATCCTTTCCAGTGCCAGCAGGGGACTTTGAAACAGGCCTTCATCGCCACCTTCGCCGTTTGGGGACTGGCGACCTTGACGTCTCTGCCCACCTTCTGTTGGCGTGAAGTCAACTACATCGACGAGCTGGGTGTCAACGCTTGTATCATGGCCTACCCCTCCGAGAATTACGCCACCTGGTCGGCTGCCACAGCCTTAATGAAGAACCTCCTTGGCTTCCTGCTCCCCATGGCCATCATCCTTGGGTGTTACATCTGCATCAGGGTCCACCTGAAGAAGGCCCAGGGGTTCTCCAAAAGCATGAGGGTCAGGGACCGGGTGCTGAAGCTGGTGGCCGCCGTGGTGGTGGCCTTCTTGATCTGCTGGCTCCCCTTCCACGTCTTGACCTTCCTGGATGCCCTCTCCTGGATGGAGGTGATCAGCAGGTGCCACCTCACCTCCGTGATCGACGCGGTGCTGCCCTTCGGCCTCTCCATGGGCTTTGCAAACAGTTGCATCAACCCCTTATTGTACTATTTTGTGGGAAGTCAGTTCCGGGATAAACTCCAGCATTTATTCAAGCTGAGCCTTTCCCGGTTCAACAGTGGCCGGGAAACCCTTTCCTCCAGCAAAACCAGTTCCCTCAAGACTGCGGGCTCCTTGAAGGAGGCTAACCAGGAGGAGGCACGGAGAGGCCACTGA